One window of the Betta splendens chromosome 21, fBetSpl5.4, whole genome shotgun sequence genome contains the following:
- the LOC114847025 gene encoding olfactory receptor 49-like, whose protein sequence is MGNISVITILILSGFNGTANYRITLFTLTSLCYCIILLVNLTIIITVIVDKSLHEPMYIFLCNLCINGLYGTAGFYPKFLNDLLFSTQVISQAGCLLQGFVLHSSVCADFSILALMAYDRYVAICRPLVYHSVMTKKRISVLVFLAWLLPLYLLLMSTVTSISTLCGSIIPKIYCVNFLISNVACSPSIAKDIIPAINYTFYAGHAGFIVWTYVYMIRTCLKSTENMNKFVQTCVPHAFALATFSVSLLFDLLYMRFGSKDLSQHVQNFMAIEFLVIPPLINPMIYGIKLQKIRNRILYADKVFRS, encoded by the coding sequence ATACTTATACTCTCTGGGTTCAACGGCACAGCAAACTACAGAATCACTCTTTTTACTCTCACTTCATTGTGTTATTGTATCATATTGTTGGTGAATTtgactattattattacagtaattgTGGATAAAAGCCTCCATGAGCCCATGTACATCTTCCTGTGTAACCTGTGCATCAATGGACTTTATGGAACAGCTGGATTTTATCCCAAGTTCCTGAATGATCTGCTGTTTTCCACTCAAGTCATCTCTCAGGCCGGATGCCTTCTGCAGGGTTTTGTTCTACACTCCTCAGTCTGTGCTGATTTCTCTATTCTTGCTCTAATGGCCTATGACAGATATGTGGCCATATGTCGCCCTCTGGTTTATCATTCTGTGATGACTAAAAAAAGGATTAGTGTGTTAGTGTTCTTGGCTTGGCTTCTTCCTTTGTATTTGCTGTTAATGAGCACAGTCACATCAATATCAACTTTGTGTGGCTCCATCATACCAAAGATCTATTGTGTTAACTTTTTAATTTCTAATGTTGCTTGTTCTCCCTCCATAGCAAAGGATATTATTCCAGCTATTAATTACACTTTTTATGCCGGACatgcaggttttattgtttggaCTTATGTCTATATGATCAGGACCTGTTTAAAATCCACAGAGAACATGAATAAGTTTGTGCAAACGTGTGTACCACATGCCTTTGCTTTAGCAACTTTCagtgtgtctttgctttttgatttgttgtacATGAGATTTGGTTCCAAAGATTTATCACAACATGTGCAAAACTTCATGGCAATTGAATTTCTTGTTATTCCTCCACTTATTAATCCGATGATATATGGtataaaattacaaaaaataagAAATCGAATTCTATATGCGGACAAAGTTTTCAGATCATAG
- the LOC114847026 gene encoding olfactory receptor 49-like: MGNISVITILILSGFNGTANYRITLFTLTLLCYCIILLANLTIVITIIVNKSLHEPMYIFLCNLCINGLYGTAGFYPKFLNDLLFSTQVISQAGCLLQGFVLHSSACADFSILALMAYDRYVAICRPLVYHSVMTKQRISVLVFFAWLLPLYLLLISTVTSISTLCGSIIPKIYCVNFLISNLACSPSIAKDIFPAINYTFYAGHGCFIVWTYSYMIRTCLKSTENMNKFMQTCVPHAFALTTFSVSLLFDLLYMRSGSKDLSQHVQNFMAIECLVIPPLINPLIYGIKLKNIRNQILNVNKVLRPYLQS, translated from the coding sequence atggGTAATATATCAGTGATAACTATACTTATACTCTCTGGGTTCAACGGCACAGCAAACTACAGAATCACTCTTTTTACTCTCACtttattgtgttattgtatCATATTGTTGGCAAATTTGACGATTGTTATCACAATAATTGTGAATAAAAGCCTCCATGAGCCCATGTACATCTTCCTGTGTAATCTGTGCATCAATGGACTTTATGGAACAGCTGGATTTTACCCCAAGTTCCTGAATGATCTGCTGTTTTCCACTCAGGTCATCTCTCAGGCTGGATGCCTTCTGCAGGGTTTTGTCCTACACTCCTCAGCTTGTGCTGATTTCTCTATTCTTGCTCTAATGGCCTATGATAGATATGTGGCCATATGTCGCCCTCTGGTTTATCATTCTGTGATGACTAAACAAAGGATTAGTGTGTTAGTGTTCTTTGCTTGGCTTCTTCCTTTGTATTTGCTCTTAATAAGCACAGTGACATCAATATCAACTTTGTGTGGCTCTATCATACCAAAGATCTATTGTGTTAACTTTTTAATTTCTAATCTTGCTTGTTCTCCCTCCATAGCAAAGGATATTTTTCCAGCTATTAATTACACCTTTTATGCCGGACATGGATGTTTCATTGTTTGGACTTATTCATATATGATCAGGACCTGTTTAAAATCCACAGAGAACATGAATAAGTTCATGCAGACGTGTGTACCACATGCCTTTGCATTAACAACTTTCagtgtgtctttgctttttgatttgttgtatATGAGATCTGGTTCCAAAGATTTATCACAACATGTCCAGAACTTTATGGCCATAGAATGTCTTGTTATTCCTCCACTTATTAACCCGCTGATATAtggtattaaattaaaaaatatcagAAATCAAATTCTGAATGTCAATAAAGTTTTAAGACCATATTTACAAAGTTAG